The following proteins come from a genomic window of Meles meles chromosome 1, mMelMel3.1 paternal haplotype, whole genome shotgun sequence:
- the DVL1 gene encoding segment polarity protein dishevelled homolog DVL-1 isoform X3: MAETKIIYHMDEEETPYLVKLPVAPERVTLADFKNVLSNRPVHAYKFFFKSMDQDFGVVKEEISDDNAKLPCFNGRVVSWLVLAEGVHSDAGSQSTDGHTDLPPPLERTGGIGDSRPPSFHPNVASSRDGMDNETGTESLVSHRRERARRRNREEVARTNGHPRGDRRRDLGLPPDSASAVLSSELESSSFIDSDEDDNTSRLSSSTEQSTSSRLIRKHRRRRRKQRLRQADRASSFSSITDSTMSLNIITVTLNMERHHFLGISIVGQSNERGDGGIYIGSIMKGGAVAADGRIEPGDMLLQVNDINFENMSNDDAVRVLREIVSQTGPISLTVAKCWDPTPRSYFTIPRADPVRPIDPAAWLSHTAALTGALPRYGTSPCSSAVTRTSSSSLTSSVPGAPQLEETPLTVKSDMGAVVRVMQLPDSGLEIRDRMWLKITIANAVIGADVVDWLYAHVEGFKERREARKYASSMLKRGFLRHTVNKITFSEQCYYVFGDLCSNLAALNLNSGSSGASDQDTLAPLPHPAAPWPLGQGYPYQYPGPPPCFPPAYQDPGFSYGSGSAGSQQSEALD, from the exons ATGGCGGAGACCAAGATCATCTACCACATGGACGAGGAGGAGACGCCGTACCTGGTCAAGCTGCCCGTGGCGCCCGAGCGCGTCACGCTGGCCGACTTCAAGAATGTGCTCAGCAACCGGCCGGTGCACGCTTACAAATTCTTCTTCAAGTCCATGGACCAGGACTTCGG GGTGGTGAAGGAGGAGATCTCCGATGATAACGCCAAGCTGCCCTGCTTCAACGGCCGTGTGGTCTCCTGG CTGGTCCTGGCCGAGGGCGTACACTCAGATGCCGGGTCTCAGAGCACCGATGGTCACACAGACCTGCCCCCACCTCTTGAGAGAACGGGCGGCATCGGGGACTCCCGGCCACCCTCTTTCCA CCCCAACGTAGCCAGCAGCCGCGACGGGATGGACAATGAGACTGGCACGGAGTCTCTGGTCAGCCACCGGCGCGAGCGAGCCCGACGGCGGAACCGTGAAGAAG TTGCCCGGACCAATGGGCACCCAAGGGGGGACCGGCGGCGAGACCTGGGGCTGCCCCCCGACAGTGCCTCTGCGGTTCTGAGCAGCGAACTCGAGTCCAGTAGCTTCATCGACTCCGATGAGGATGACAACACAAGCCG CCTGAGCAGCTCCACGGAGCAGAGCACGTCCTCGCGGCTCATCCGGAAGCACAGGCGGAGGCGACGGAAGCAGCGCCTGCGGCAGGCGGACCGG GCTTCTTCCTTCAGTAGTATCACGGACTCCACCATGTCCCTGAACATCATCACCGTCACTCTCAACATGG AGAGGCACCACTTCCTGGGTATCAGCATCGTGGGCCAGAGCAACGAGCGGGGTGACGGCGGCATCTACATCGGCTCCATCATGAAGGGTGGGGCCGTGGCGGCCGACGGGCGCATCGAGCCGGGGGACATGCTGCTGCAG gtaAACGACATCAACTTCGAGAACATGAGCAACGACGACGCTGTGCGGGTGCTGCGGGAGATCGTGTCCCAGACGGG GCCCATCAGCCTCACGGTGGCCAAGTGCTGGGACCCGACCCCCCGGAGCTACTTCACCATTCCGAGGG CTGACCCGGTACGGCCCATCGACCCCGCCGCCTGGCTGTCCCACACGGCGGCGCTGACCGGAGCCCTGCCCCGCTACGGTACGAGCCCCTGCTCCAGTGCCGTCACGCGCACCAGCTCCTCCTCACTAACCAGCTCTGTGCCCGGCGCCCCAC AACTGGAGGAGACGCCTCTGACGGTGAAGAGTGACATGGGCGCGGTGGTGCGTGTCATGCAGCTGCCGGACTCGGGCCTGGAGATCCGAGACCGGATGTGGCTCAAGATCACCATCGCTAACGCCGTCATCG GGGCGGACGTGGTGGACTGGCTGTACGCGCACGTGGAGGGCTTCAAGGAGCGGCGCGAGGCTCGAAAGTACGCCAGCAGCATGCTGAAGCGGGGCTTCCTGCGGCACACGGTCAACAAGATCACCTTCTCCGAGCAGTGCTACTACGTCTTCGGGGACTTATGCAGCA ATCTCGCAGCCCTGAACCTCAACAGCGGCTCCAGCGGGGCCTCGGATCAGGACACGCTGGCCCCCCTGCCCCATCCGGCCGCCCCGTGGCCCCTGGGTCAGGGCTACCCCTACCAGTACCCGGGCCCCCCGCCCTGCTTCCCACCTGCGTACCAGGACCCTGGCTTCAGCTACGGTAGCGGCAGCGCAGGGAGTCAGCAGAGCGAAG CCTTAGACTGA
- the LOC123939958 gene encoding ceramide-1-phosphate transfer protein: protein MDGVDSDFNLRVVLVSFKQCLNEQEEVLLDHYLAGWRGLVRFLNSLGAIFSFISKDVTAKLQIMERLCGGPQREHYSSLQAMVAYEVGNQLVDLARRSRHPDSGCRTVLRLHRALRWLQLFLEGLRTSPEDARTAALCTDSYNASLAAYHPWIIRRAVTVAFCTLPTRKVFLEAMNVGSPQQAVEMLGEALPFIERVYSVSQELYAKHSLLDLP, encoded by the exons ATGGACGGCGTGGACTCGGACTTCAACCTGAGGGTCGTGTTGGTCAGTTTCAAGCAGTGTCTCAACGAGCAGGAGGAAGTGCTGCTGGACCACTACCTCGCCGGCTGGAGGGGGCTCGTCAG GTTCCTGAACAGTCTGGGTGCCATCTTCTCCTTCATCTCAAAGGATGTCACAGCAAAGCTGCAGATCATGGAGCGTCTGTGCGGCGGCCCCCAGCGGGAGCACTACAGCAGCCTGCAGGCCATGGTAGCCTACGAGGTGGGCAACCAGCTGGTGGACCTGGCGCGGCGCTCCCGCCACCCGGACTCGGGCTGCCGGACAGTGCTTCGGCTGCACCGTGCCCTGCGCTGGCTGCAGCTCTTCCTGGAAGGCCTGCGCACCAGCCCCGAGGACGCCCGCACGGCCGCGCTCTGCACCGACTCCTACAACGCCTCGCTGGCGGCCTACCACCCCTGGATCATCCGCCGGGCTGTCACCGTGGCCTTCTGTACGTTGCCCACACGCAAGGTCTTCCTGGAGGCCATGAACGTGGGGTCCCCACAGCAGGCTGTGGAGATGCTGGGCGAGGCCCTGCCATTCATTGAGCGAGTCTACAGCGTCTCCCAGGAGCTTTATGCCAAGCATTCCCTGCTGGATCTGCCCTGA
- the DVL1 gene encoding segment polarity protein dishevelled homolog DVL-1 isoform X1, with protein MAETKIIYHMDEEETPYLVKLPVAPERVTLADFKNVLSNRPVHAYKFFFKSMDQDFGVVKEEISDDNAKLPCFNGRVVSWLVLAEGVHSDAGSQSTDGHTDLPPPLERTGGIGDSRPPSFHPNVASSRDGMDNETGTESLVSHRRERARRRNREEVARTNGHPRGDRRRDLGLPPDSASAVLSSELESSSFIDSDEDDNTSRLSSSTEQSTSSRLIRKHRRRRRKQRLRQADRASSFSSITDSTMSLNIITVTLNMERHHFLGISIVGQSNERGDGGIYIGSIMKGGAVAADGRIEPGDMLLQVNDINFENMSNDDAVRVLREIVSQTGPISLTVAKCWDPTPRSYFTIPRADPVRPIDPAAWLSHTAALTGALPRYGTSPCSSAVTRTSSSSLTSSVPGAPQLEETPLTVKSDMGAVVRVMQLPDSGLEIRDRMWLKITIANAVIGADVVDWLYAHVEGFKERREARKYASSMLKRGFLRHTVNKITFSEQCYYVFGDLCSNLAALNLNSGSSGASDQDTLAPLPHPAAPWPLGQGYPYQYPGPPPCFPPAYQDPGFSYGSGSAGSQQSEGSKSSGSTRSTGGSSRRALGREKERRAAGAGGSGSESDHTAPSGVGGGSWRERPASQLSRGSSPHSQASAAAPGLPPLYPLTKAYSVVGGPPGGPPVRELAAVPPELTGSRQSFQKAMGNPCEFFVDIM; from the exons ATGGCGGAGACCAAGATCATCTACCACATGGACGAGGAGGAGACGCCGTACCTGGTCAAGCTGCCCGTGGCGCCCGAGCGCGTCACGCTGGCCGACTTCAAGAATGTGCTCAGCAACCGGCCGGTGCACGCTTACAAATTCTTCTTCAAGTCCATGGACCAGGACTTCGG GGTGGTGAAGGAGGAGATCTCCGATGATAACGCCAAGCTGCCCTGCTTCAACGGCCGTGTGGTCTCCTGG CTGGTCCTGGCCGAGGGCGTACACTCAGATGCCGGGTCTCAGAGCACCGATGGTCACACAGACCTGCCCCCACCTCTTGAGAGAACGGGCGGCATCGGGGACTCCCGGCCACCCTCTTTCCA CCCCAACGTAGCCAGCAGCCGCGACGGGATGGACAATGAGACTGGCACGGAGTCTCTGGTCAGCCACCGGCGCGAGCGAGCCCGACGGCGGAACCGTGAAGAAG TTGCCCGGACCAATGGGCACCCAAGGGGGGACCGGCGGCGAGACCTGGGGCTGCCCCCCGACAGTGCCTCTGCGGTTCTGAGCAGCGAACTCGAGTCCAGTAGCTTCATCGACTCCGATGAGGATGACAACACAAGCCG CCTGAGCAGCTCCACGGAGCAGAGCACGTCCTCGCGGCTCATCCGGAAGCACAGGCGGAGGCGACGGAAGCAGCGCCTGCGGCAGGCGGACCGG GCTTCTTCCTTCAGTAGTATCACGGACTCCACCATGTCCCTGAACATCATCACCGTCACTCTCAACATGG AGAGGCACCACTTCCTGGGTATCAGCATCGTGGGCCAGAGCAACGAGCGGGGTGACGGCGGCATCTACATCGGCTCCATCATGAAGGGTGGGGCCGTGGCGGCCGACGGGCGCATCGAGCCGGGGGACATGCTGCTGCAG gtaAACGACATCAACTTCGAGAACATGAGCAACGACGACGCTGTGCGGGTGCTGCGGGAGATCGTGTCCCAGACGGG GCCCATCAGCCTCACGGTGGCCAAGTGCTGGGACCCGACCCCCCGGAGCTACTTCACCATTCCGAGGG CTGACCCGGTACGGCCCATCGACCCCGCCGCCTGGCTGTCCCACACGGCGGCGCTGACCGGAGCCCTGCCCCGCTACGGTACGAGCCCCTGCTCCAGTGCCGTCACGCGCACCAGCTCCTCCTCACTAACCAGCTCTGTGCCCGGCGCCCCAC AACTGGAGGAGACGCCTCTGACGGTGAAGAGTGACATGGGCGCGGTGGTGCGTGTCATGCAGCTGCCGGACTCGGGCCTGGAGATCCGAGACCGGATGTGGCTCAAGATCACCATCGCTAACGCCGTCATCG GGGCGGACGTGGTGGACTGGCTGTACGCGCACGTGGAGGGCTTCAAGGAGCGGCGCGAGGCTCGAAAGTACGCCAGCAGCATGCTGAAGCGGGGCTTCCTGCGGCACACGGTCAACAAGATCACCTTCTCCGAGCAGTGCTACTACGTCTTCGGGGACTTATGCAGCA ATCTCGCAGCCCTGAACCTCAACAGCGGCTCCAGCGGGGCCTCGGATCAGGACACGCTGGCCCCCCTGCCCCATCCGGCCGCCCCGTGGCCCCTGGGTCAGGGCTACCCCTACCAGTACCCGGGCCCCCCGCCCTGCTTCCCACCTGCGTACCAGGACCCTGGCTTCAGCTACGGTAGCGGCAGCGCAGGGAGTCAGCAGAGCGAAG GAAGCAAAAGCAGCGGGTCCACCCGGAGCACCGGCGGGAGCAGCCGGCGGGCACTGGGCCGTGAGAAGGAGCGCCGGGCGGCTGGAGCCGGGGGCAGTGGCAGCGAGTCGGACCACACGGCGCCTAGCGGGGTGGGTGGCGGCAGCTGGCGGGAGCGTCCGGCTAGCCAGCTCAGCCGGGGCAGCAGCCCACACAGCCAGGCCTCGGCTGCTGCCCCGGGGCTACCCCCGCTGTATCCCTTAACAAAGGCTTACTCAGTGGTGGGGGGGCCGCCGGGGGGGCCGCCTGTCCGGGAGCTGGCTGCTGTTCCCCCAGAGCTGACGGGCAGCCGCCAGTCCTTCCAGAAGGCGATGGGAAACCCCTGTGAGTTTTTTGTTGACATCATGTGA
- the TAS1R3 gene encoding taste receptor type 1 member 3, with translation MLGWTLLGLVALSGLGAGAPLCLSQQLRMQGDYVLGGLFPLGTAEDAGLGGRTQPNATVCTRFSSLGLLWALAVKMAVEEINNGSALLPGLRLGCDLFDTCSEPVVAMKPSLVFMAKAGSRDIAAYCNYTQYQPRVLAVIGPHSSELALVTGKFFSFFLMPQVSYGASTDRLSNRETFPSFFRTVPSDRVQAEAMVQLLQELGWNWVAAVGSDDEYGRQGLSLFSSLANARGICVAHEGLVPLPHAGSLQLGSVPDLLRQVNQSLVQVLVLFSSARAAHTLLGYSIRCRLSPKVWVASEAWLTSDLVMTLPGLATVGTVLGFLQQGAPMPEFPSYVRTRLALAANPAYCASLDAEQPGLEEHVVGPRCPQCDHITLEDVSAGLLHHQTFAAYAAVYGVAQALHNTLLCTASGCPPREPVRPWQLLENMYNMTFHARGLALQFDANGNVNMDYDLKLWVWQDPRPELRTVGVFDGRLKLWRSQLSWHTPGNQLPVSQCSRQCTEGQVRRVKGFHSCCYDCIDCKAGSYQRSPDALLCTRCEQDQWSPDRSTRCFPRRPTFLAWGEPAVLGLLILLGLVLGLVLAALGLFLRHWDSPLVQASGGPWACFGLACLGLVCLSVLLFPGRPGPASCLAQQPLLHVPLTGCLSTLFLQAAQIFVRSELPPSWAEQLCGRLQGPWAWLVVLPALLAEAALCAWYLLAFPPEVVTDWGVLPTEALVHCRVRSWVSFGLVHAANAVLAFLCFLGTFLVQSRPGRYNGARGLTFAMLTYFITWISFVPLFANVHVAYQPTVQMGAVLLCALGVLATFHLPKCYLLLWRPELNTPAFFLGDAAGGQCSSGPGGAGDSGQTQVTPDPGTSPQRTQT, from the exons ATGCTAGGCTGGACTCTCCTGGGCCTCGTGGCTCTCTCAGGCCTCGGGGCAGGCGCCCCACTGTGCTTATCCCAGCAGCTCAGGATGCAGGGGGACTACGTGCTGGGCGGGCTCTTCCCCCTGGGCACAGCCGAGGATGCAGGTCTGGGCGGCAGGACACAACCCAATGCCACCGTGTGCACCAG GTTCTCGTCCCTCGGGCTGCTCTGGGCGCTGGCCGTGAAGATGGCCGTGGAGGAGATCAACAACGGGTCCGCCCTGCTGCCGGGGCTGCGTCTGGGCTGCGACCTCTTCGACACGTGTTCAGAGCCTGTGGTGGCCATGAAGCCCAGCCTCGTGTTCATGGCCAAGGCGGGCAGCCGCGACATCGCTGCCTACTGTAACTACACGCAGTACCAGCCGCGCGTGCTGGCTGTCATCGGCCCCCACTCGTCCGAGCTCGCCCTCGTCACCGGCAAGTTCTTCAGCTTCTTCCTCATGCCTCAG GTCAGCTACGGGGCCAGCACCGACCGGCTGAGCAACCGGGAAACCTTCCCGTCCTTCTTCCGCACGGTGCCCAGTGACCGCGTGCAGGCCGAGGCCATGGTGCAGCTGCTGCAGGAGCTCGGCTGGAACTGGGTGGCTGCAGTGGGCAGCGACGACGAGTACGGCCGGCAGGGCCTGAGCCTCTTCTCCAGCTTGGCCAACGCGAGGGGCATCTGCGTCGCGCACGAGGGCCTGGTGCCGCTGCCGCACGCGGGCAGCCTGCAGCTGGGCTCCGTGCCGGACCTGCTGCGCCAGGTGAACCAGAGCCTCGTGCAGGTGCTGGTGCTCTTCTCCTCCGCCCGCGCGGCCCACACCCTCCTCGGCTACAGCATCCGCTGCAGGCTCTCGCCCAAGGTGTGGGTGGCCAGCGAGGCCTGGCTGACCTCGGACCTGGTCATGACGCTGCCCGGCTTGGCCACGGTGGGCACCGTGCTCGGCTTCCTCCAGCAGGGCGCCCCGATGCCCGAGTTTCCGTCCTACGTGCGCACCCGCCTGGCCCTGGCGGCCAACCCCGCCTACTGTGCCTCGCTGGACGCCGAGCAGCCAGGCCTAGAGGAGCACGTCGTGGGGCCGCGCTGCCCACAGTGCGACCACATCACGCTGGAGGACGTGTCTGCGGGGCTGCTGCACCACCAGACCTTCGCCGCCTACGCGGCCGTGTACGGCGTGGCCCAGGCCCTCCACAACACACTGCTCTGCACGGCCTCAGGCTGCCCCCCGCGGGAGCCTGTGCGGCCCTGGCAG CTCCTCGAGAACATGTACAACATGACCTTCCACGCACGTGGCCTGGCGCTGCAGTTCGATGCCAACGGGAACGTGAACATGGATTATGACCTAAAATTGTGGGTGTGGCAGGACCCGAGGCCCGAGTTGCGCACTGTCGGAGTCTTTGACGGCCGCCTGAAGCTCTGGCGCTCCCAGCTGTCCTGGCACACCCCAGGGAACCAG CTGCCTGTGTCCCAGTGCTCCCGGCAGTGCACGGAGGGCCAGGTGCGCCGAGTGAAAGGCTTCCACTCCTGCTGTTACGACTGCATAGACTGCAAGGCCGGCAGCTACCAGCGCAGCCCAG ATGCCCTCCTCTGCACCCGGTGTGAGCAGGACCAGTGGTCCCCGGACCGGAGCACACGCTGCTTCCCCCGCAGGCCCACATTCCTGGCATGGGGGGAGCCAGCCGTGCTGGGTTTGCTTATCCTGCTGGGCCTGGTGCTCGGCCTGGTGCTGGCAGCCCTGGGGCTCTTCCTCCGGCACTGGGACAGCCCACTGGTTCAGGCCTCAGGTGGGCCATGGGCCTGCTTTGGCCTGGCCTGCCTGGGCCTCGTCTGCCTCAGCGTCCTCCTGTTCCCTGGCCGGCCGGGCCCTGCCAGCTGCCTGGCCCAGCAGCCACTGCTCCACGTTCCACTTACTGGCTGCCTGAGCACACTTTTCCTGCAAGCGGCCCAGATATTTGTGCGCTCGGAGCTGCCCCCCAGCTGGGCAGAGCAGCTGTGTGGCCGCCTGCAGGGGCCCTGGGCCTGGCTGGTGGTGCTGCCGGCTCTGCTGGCAGAAGCGGCGCTGTGCGCCTGGTACCTGCTGGCTTTCCCGCCGGAGGTGGTGACGGACTGGGGGGTGCTGCCCACGGAGGCGCTGGTGCACTGCCGCGTGCGCTCCTGGGTCAGCTTCGGCCTGGTGCACGCCGCCAATGCTGTGCTGGCCTTCCTCTGTTTCCTGGGCACCTTCCTGGTGCAGAGCCGGCCGGGCCGCTACAACGGCGCCCGCGGCCTCACTTTTGCCATGCTGACCTACTTCATCACCTGGATCTCCTTCGTGCCCCTCTTTGCCAATGTGCACGTGGCCTACCAGCCCACGGTGCAGATGGGTGCCGTCCTCCTCTGTGCCCTGGGCGTCCTGGCCACCTTCCACCTGCCCAAGTGCTACCTGCTGCTGTGGCGGCCGGAGCTCAACACCCCTGCATTCTTCCTGGGAGACGCTGCAGGAGGGCAGTGCAGCAGTGGCCCTGGGGGGGCAGGAGACTCGGGGCAAACACAAGTGACGCCCGACCCAGGGACCTCACCCCAGCGAACCCAGACTTAG
- the DVL1 gene encoding segment polarity protein dishevelled homolog DVL-1 isoform X2: MAETKIIYHMDEEETPYLVKLPVAPERVTLADFKNVLSNRPVHAYKFFFKSMDQDFGVVKEEISDDNAKLPCFNGRVVSWLVLAEGVHSDAGSQSTDGHTDLPPPLERTGGIGDSRPPSFHPNVASSRDGMDNETGTESLVSHRRERARRRNREEVARTNGHPRGDRRRDLGLPPDSASAVLSSELESSSFIDSDEDDNTSRLSSSTEQSTSSRLIRKHRRRRRKQRLRQADRASSFSSITDSTMSLNIITVTLNMERHHFLGISIVGQSNERGDGGIYIGSIMKGGAVAADGRIEPGDMLLQVNDINFENMSNDDAVRVLREIVSQTGPISLTVAKCWDPTPRSYFTIPRADPVRPIDPAAWLSHTAALTGALPRYELEETPLTVKSDMGAVVRVMQLPDSGLEIRDRMWLKITIANAVIGADVVDWLYAHVEGFKERREARKYASSMLKRGFLRHTVNKITFSEQCYYVFGDLCSNLAALNLNSGSSGASDQDTLAPLPHPAAPWPLGQGYPYQYPGPPPCFPPAYQDPGFSYGSGSAGSQQSEGSKSSGSTRSTGGSSRRALGREKERRAAGAGGSGSESDHTAPSGVGGGSWRERPASQLSRGSSPHSQASAAAPGLPPLYPLTKAYSVVGGPPGGPPVRELAAVPPELTGSRQSFQKAMGNPCEFFVDIM, encoded by the exons ATGGCGGAGACCAAGATCATCTACCACATGGACGAGGAGGAGACGCCGTACCTGGTCAAGCTGCCCGTGGCGCCCGAGCGCGTCACGCTGGCCGACTTCAAGAATGTGCTCAGCAACCGGCCGGTGCACGCTTACAAATTCTTCTTCAAGTCCATGGACCAGGACTTCGG GGTGGTGAAGGAGGAGATCTCCGATGATAACGCCAAGCTGCCCTGCTTCAACGGCCGTGTGGTCTCCTGG CTGGTCCTGGCCGAGGGCGTACACTCAGATGCCGGGTCTCAGAGCACCGATGGTCACACAGACCTGCCCCCACCTCTTGAGAGAACGGGCGGCATCGGGGACTCCCGGCCACCCTCTTTCCA CCCCAACGTAGCCAGCAGCCGCGACGGGATGGACAATGAGACTGGCACGGAGTCTCTGGTCAGCCACCGGCGCGAGCGAGCCCGACGGCGGAACCGTGAAGAAG TTGCCCGGACCAATGGGCACCCAAGGGGGGACCGGCGGCGAGACCTGGGGCTGCCCCCCGACAGTGCCTCTGCGGTTCTGAGCAGCGAACTCGAGTCCAGTAGCTTCATCGACTCCGATGAGGATGACAACACAAGCCG CCTGAGCAGCTCCACGGAGCAGAGCACGTCCTCGCGGCTCATCCGGAAGCACAGGCGGAGGCGACGGAAGCAGCGCCTGCGGCAGGCGGACCGG GCTTCTTCCTTCAGTAGTATCACGGACTCCACCATGTCCCTGAACATCATCACCGTCACTCTCAACATGG AGAGGCACCACTTCCTGGGTATCAGCATCGTGGGCCAGAGCAACGAGCGGGGTGACGGCGGCATCTACATCGGCTCCATCATGAAGGGTGGGGCCGTGGCGGCCGACGGGCGCATCGAGCCGGGGGACATGCTGCTGCAG gtaAACGACATCAACTTCGAGAACATGAGCAACGACGACGCTGTGCGGGTGCTGCGGGAGATCGTGTCCCAGACGGG GCCCATCAGCCTCACGGTGGCCAAGTGCTGGGACCCGACCCCCCGGAGCTACTTCACCATTCCGAGGG CTGACCCGGTACGGCCCATCGACCCCGCCGCCTGGCTGTCCCACACGGCGGCGCTGACCGGAGCCCTGCCCCGCTACG AACTGGAGGAGACGCCTCTGACGGTGAAGAGTGACATGGGCGCGGTGGTGCGTGTCATGCAGCTGCCGGACTCGGGCCTGGAGATCCGAGACCGGATGTGGCTCAAGATCACCATCGCTAACGCCGTCATCG GGGCGGACGTGGTGGACTGGCTGTACGCGCACGTGGAGGGCTTCAAGGAGCGGCGCGAGGCTCGAAAGTACGCCAGCAGCATGCTGAAGCGGGGCTTCCTGCGGCACACGGTCAACAAGATCACCTTCTCCGAGCAGTGCTACTACGTCTTCGGGGACTTATGCAGCA ATCTCGCAGCCCTGAACCTCAACAGCGGCTCCAGCGGGGCCTCGGATCAGGACACGCTGGCCCCCCTGCCCCATCCGGCCGCCCCGTGGCCCCTGGGTCAGGGCTACCCCTACCAGTACCCGGGCCCCCCGCCCTGCTTCCCACCTGCGTACCAGGACCCTGGCTTCAGCTACGGTAGCGGCAGCGCAGGGAGTCAGCAGAGCGAAG GAAGCAAAAGCAGCGGGTCCACCCGGAGCACCGGCGGGAGCAGCCGGCGGGCACTGGGCCGTGAGAAGGAGCGCCGGGCGGCTGGAGCCGGGGGCAGTGGCAGCGAGTCGGACCACACGGCGCCTAGCGGGGTGGGTGGCGGCAGCTGGCGGGAGCGTCCGGCTAGCCAGCTCAGCCGGGGCAGCAGCCCACACAGCCAGGCCTCGGCTGCTGCCCCGGGGCTACCCCCGCTGTATCCCTTAACAAAGGCTTACTCAGTGGTGGGGGGGCCGCCGGGGGGGCCGCCTGTCCGGGAGCTGGCTGCTGTTCCCCCAGAGCTGACGGGCAGCCGCCAGTCCTTCCAGAAGGCGATGGGAAACCCCTGTGAGTTTTTTGTTGACATCATGTGA